Proteins from a genomic interval of Phlebotomus papatasi isolate M1 chromosome 3, Ppap_2.1, whole genome shotgun sequence:
- the LOC129806337 gene encoding piggyBac transposable element-derived protein 2-like, with amino-acid sequence MSMEKISILFPDNSDGEECFGEFDDNEFIKNEEIFQENLNSDLGKSIPSIAKTNICLLFPDHSDDEEDFEGFDENELMTVDVNVKEEKEESQENLSQDLGEYTSTVDDIIASGQEGQKEGDIKITWSKDYANSSHGESLNNYPFGAIKIELDNEDFSPYNVFLETLCFTELANLICSESELYMYQKGHRFELKEDELKAFLGINMIMSYHVLPSFKDYWSKDPDIHVPYIASVMTRKRFLEIRNALHFNDNLMADKSDRAYKVRPLINHFNMCFQKTKEPTKQQTIGEHMIKFKGKNAMKQYVHKGPIKWGFKMWCRCDSTSGYLFEFDLCQGKKSQSQYELGEGVVLKLCKEIENIGCEVFFDKFFNTVRLQCILLRKRIFACGTVQKHRRHLPDLIPDRKMKTGDVDWRSSGRIVCVKWMDTCSVTLLSNYISPMEMVKVQRQQSDTSEKLQLNCPKIIQNYNQHMNGVHIMNLKKSYYDHDRKSTTKSYLKLFFDLMDIGMNNACIVYNEMSQERGIGSLTLLEFRQEVARCLIGDYMGRTRAPPAIKPSNELCQPLEHCPIWAETRSRCYLCYRKNKVDSRIFCKCEGCNVYLCFNSARNCFREYHNEPWEPWQF; translated from the coding sequence ATGTCAATGGAAAAAATCAGTATACTTTTTCCGGACAACAGTGATGGTGAGGAATGCTTTGGAGAATTTGACGACAATGAGTTTATCAAAAACgaagaaatatttcaagaaaatttgaacTCGGATCTCGGCAAAAGCATTCCTAGTATCGCGAAGACAAATATCTGTCTACTTTTTCCGGACCACAGCGATGATGAGGAGGATTTTGAAGgttttgatgaaaatgaattgATGACAGTAGACGTAAATGTAAAGGAAGAGAAAGAGGAATCCCAGGAAAATTTGAGCCAAGATCTAGGCGAGTACACTTCCACTGTTGATGATATTATTGCTTCTGGGCAAGAGGGACAAAAAGAAGGTGATATAAAAATAACTTGGTCCAAAGACTATGCAAACTCTTCACATGGTGAATCATTAAATAATTATCCATTTGGTGCGATTAAGATAGAGTTGGACAATGAAGATTTTTCACCATATAATGTTTTTCTGGAGACTTTATGTTTCACAGAACTTGCAAATCTTATCTGTAGTGAGAGTGAGCTTTATATGTACCAGAAGGGTCATCGTTTTGAATTGAAGGAAGATGAGCTGAAGGCTTTTTTGGGTATAAATATGATCATGAGTTACCATGTTTTGCCCAGTTTTAAGGATTATTGGTCAAAGGATCCAGACATTCATGTTCCGTACATTGCTTCAGTTATGACGAGAAAACGATTCCTGGAAATTCGAAATGCTCTTCACTTTAACGATAATCTCATGGCGGATAAAAGTGATAGGGCATATAAAGTACGTCCTTTGATAAATCACTTTAATATGTGTTTCCAGAAGACTAAAGAGCCAACCAAGCAACAAACTATTGGTGAGCATATGATCAAATTTAAGGGAAAAAATGCAATGAAGCAATATGTTCACAAAGGTCCCATAAAATGGGGTTTTAAAATGTGGTGCCGTTGCGACTCAACGTCAGGATATCTCTTCGAATTTGACCTATGCCAAGGTAAAAAGTCTCAGTCACAGTATGAATTGGGCGAAGGAGTAGTCCTGAAACTCtgcaaagaaattgaaaatattggttGTGAAGTGTTCTTCGATAAGTTTTTCAATACAGTCCGACTGCAATGTATTTTGCTGAGAAAAAGAATCTTTGCATGTGGCACCGTCCAAAAACATCGCAGACATTTGCCAGACCTGATTCCAGACAGAAAGATGAAGACAGGAGATGTTGATTGGCGGTCTTCAGGACGCATTGTATGTGTAAAGTGGATGGACACATGCTCGGTCACGCTTCTCTCAAATTACATATCACCAATGGAAATGGTAAAAGTGCAGAGGCAGCAGTCTGATACATCAGAGAAGTTACAGCTCAATTGTCCGAAAATTATCCAAAACTATAATCAACACATGAATGGGGTGCATATTATGAAcctgaaaaaatcatattatgaCCATGATAGAAAGAGTACGACAAAATCTTATCTGAAATTATTCTTCGACTTAATGGACATTGGTATGAACAATGCGTGCATCGTTTACAATGAAATGTCACAGGAGAGGGGCATTGGAAGTCTCACACTGCTTGAGTTCAGGCAGGAAGTAGCCAGGTGTCTCATTGGTGACTATATGGGTCGGACACGAGCACCTCCCGCTATTAAACCATCCAATGAACTATGCCAACCTCTCGAGCACTGTCCAATTTGGGCAGAAACTAGAAGCAGGTGCTATCTATGttacagaaaaaataaagtGGACAGCAGGATCTTTTGTAAATGTGAAGGATGCAATGTGTATCTATGCTTCAATTCAGCACGCAACTGCTTCAGAGAGTATCATAATGAACCATGGGAACCATGGCAATTCTAG